GCGCCGCGTGGCGCTCTGCAAGGTGCTCCTCGAAGAGCCGGACATGCTCCTGCTGGACGAGCCCACCAACCACCTGGACGCCGAGTCGGTGGCGTGGCTGGAGCACCACCTCTCCGAGTTCAAGGGGACGATCGTGGCCATCACCCATGATCGCTACTTCCTGGACAACGTGGCCGAGTGGATCCTGGAGCTGGACCGCGGAGAGGGGATCCCGTGGAAGGGCAACTACACGTCGTGGCTGGAGCAGAAGCAGGAGCGGCTCGCCAAGGAGGAGAAGCACGCCTCCGCCCGCCAGCGCACCCTTCAGCACGAGCTGGAGTGGGTGCGGATGGCGCCGCGCGCGCGCCAGGCCAAGAGCAAGGCCCGCATCACCGCCTACGAGGAGCTGCTGAACGCCGACCAGCGCGAGCGCACCTCCACCGCCGAGATCATCATCCCCGCCGGCCCTCGCCTCGGTGAAGAGGTCGTCGTAGCCGATCACCTCACCAAGGCGTTCGGCGACAAGCTGCTGATCGACAACCTGGAGTTCCGCCTGCCGCGCGGCGGCATCGTGGGCGTCATCGGCCCCAACGGCGCCGGCAAGACGACGCTCTTCCGCATGATCACCGGCGGCGAGCAGCCAGACGCCGGCGCGCTCAAGGTGGGCTCAACCGTGCAGCTCGCCTACGTGGACCAGAGCCGCGACACGCTCAACGCGGACAAGTCCGTCTACGACGAGATCTCAGGCGGCCAGGAGACGCTGGAGCTGGGGAAGCTGAAGGTGAACGCGCGCGCCTACTGCTCGTGGTTCAACTTCAAGGGATCGGACCAGCAGAAGAAGGTGGGCACCCTTTCCGGCGGCGAGCGCAACCGGGTGCACCTGGCCAAGGTGCTCAAGGAAGGCGGCAAC
The window above is part of the Longimicrobium sp. genome. Proteins encoded here:
- the ettA gene encoding energy-dependent translational throttle protein EttA, which gives rise to MSLDTSKFIYVMKDLRKVVPPSREILKGIWLSFYPGAKIGVVGSNGSGKSTLLRIMAGVDKDFIGEAWAAGGTRIGYLAQEPQLDASLDVRGNVEEAVRHQRDVLRRYEEVNNSFGDENADMDALIEEQARLQDQIDAGNLWELDRKIEIAMDALRLPPGEAEVTNLSGGERRRVALCKVLLEEPDMLLLDEPTNHLDAESVAWLEHHLSEFKGTIVAITHDRYFLDNVAEWILELDRGEGIPWKGNYTSWLEQKQERLAKEEKHASARQRTLQHELEWVRMAPRARQAKSKARITAYEELLNADQRERTSTAEIIIPAGPRLGEEVVVADHLTKAFGDKLLIDNLEFRLPRGGIVGVIGPNGAGKTTLFRMITGGEQPDAGALKVGSTVQLAYVDQSRDTLNADKSVYDEISGGQETLELGKLKVNARAYCSWFNFKGSDQQKKVGTLSGGERNRVHLAKVLKEGGNLILLDEPTNDLDVDTLRALEEALLDFAGCAVVISHDRWFLDRIATHILAFEGESNVVWFEGNYREYELDKKRRLGADADIPHRIRYRKLVRA